One part of the Corynebacterium sp. CNCTC7651 genome encodes these proteins:
- the hutU gene encoding urocanate hydratase, with translation MAKNWSEGAREVRAPRGTELTAKSWQTEAPLRMLQNNLDPEVAERPDDLVVYGGTGRAARSWEAFDAIVETLKDLESDETLLVQSGKPVGVWKTNEWAPRVLIANSNLVGDWANWEHFRELEDEGLMMYGQMTAGSWIYIATQGILQGTFETFAAVARKRFDGTLAGTLTLTGGCGGMGGAQPLSVTLNGGACLIVDVDESRLKRRQAKRYLDEVTTDLEEAIKLVTAAKEEKRPLSVGLVGNAAEVFPEMLRRHRAGELTVDIVTDQTSAHDPLSYLPTEHTVEEWHTEAAADPVTFTKKARESMAAQVQAMVEFQDEGAEVFDYGNSIRDEARKAGYGRAFEFPGFVPAYIRPLFCEGLGPFRWVALSGDPEDIKVTDQAIKEAFPDNEHLHRWLDAAEEYVEFEGLPARICWLGYGERDKAGVIFNNLVREGKVKAPIVIGRDHLDSGSVASPYRETESMLDGTDAVADWPLLNAMTAVAGGATWVSIHHGGGLGMGRSIHTGQVTVADGTEIAEAKLRAVLTNDPGMGVIRHVDSGYTRAHEVAEERGVRIPMPFNARD, from the coding sequence ATGGCAAAGAACTGGTCCGAAGGCGCACGCGAGGTCCGCGCACCCCGCGGCACTGAGCTCACCGCGAAGTCCTGGCAGACTGAGGCGCCGCTGCGCATGCTGCAGAACAACCTGGACCCCGAGGTGGCGGAGCGCCCGGACGATCTGGTGGTCTACGGCGGCACCGGCCGTGCCGCCCGCAGCTGGGAAGCGTTCGACGCAATCGTGGAGACCCTGAAGGACCTCGAGTCCGACGAGACGCTCCTGGTGCAGTCCGGCAAGCCGGTGGGTGTGTGGAAGACCAACGAGTGGGCACCGCGCGTGCTCATCGCCAACTCCAACCTGGTGGGCGACTGGGCGAACTGGGAGCACTTCCGCGAGCTGGAGGATGAGGGCCTGATGATGTACGGCCAGATGACCGCCGGCTCCTGGATCTACATTGCCACCCAGGGCATCCTGCAGGGCACCTTCGAGACCTTCGCGGCCGTGGCCCGCAAGCGTTTCGACGGCACCCTAGCCGGCACCCTGACGCTGACCGGCGGCTGCGGCGGTATGGGCGGCGCACAGCCGCTGTCCGTCACCTTGAACGGCGGCGCCTGCCTGATCGTGGATGTGGATGAGTCCCGCCTCAAGCGCCGCCAGGCAAAGCGCTACCTGGACGAGGTGACCACGGACCTCGAGGAGGCCATCAAGCTGGTCACCGCCGCGAAGGAGGAGAAGCGCCCGCTCTCCGTCGGCCTCGTGGGCAACGCCGCCGAGGTCTTCCCGGAGATGCTGCGCCGCCACCGCGCGGGTGAGCTGACCGTGGACATTGTCACCGACCAGACCTCGGCGCATGACCCGCTGTCTTACCTGCCCACCGAGCACACCGTGGAGGAGTGGCACACCGAGGCGGCCGCGGACCCGGTCACCTTCACCAAGAAGGCCCGCGAGTCCATGGCCGCCCAGGTGCAGGCGATGGTGGAGTTCCAGGACGAGGGCGCGGAGGTGTTCGACTACGGCAACTCCATCCGCGATGAGGCCCGCAAGGCCGGTTACGGCCGCGCGTTCGAGTTCCCGGGCTTCGTGCCCGCCTACATCCGCCCGCTGTTCTGCGAGGGCCTCGGCCCCTTCCGCTGGGTGGCGCTGTCCGGCGACCCGGAGGACATCAAGGTCACCGACCAGGCCATCAAGGAAGCGTTCCCGGACAACGAGCACCTGCACCGCTGGCTGGACGCCGCGGAGGAGTACGTGGAGTTCGAGGGCCTGCCCGCCCGCATCTGCTGGCTGGGCTACGGCGAGCGCGACAAGGCCGGCGTGATCTTCAACAACCTTGTCCGCGAGGGCAAGGTGAAGGCCCCGATCGTGATCGGCCGCGACCACCTCGACTCCGGTTCTGTCGCCTCCCCGTACCGCGAGACGGAGTCCATGCTGGACGGCACGGACGCGGTGGCGGACTGGCCGCTGCTCAACGCCATGACCGCAGTTGCCGGCGGCGCAACCTGGGTGTCCATTCACCACGGCGGCGGCCTGGGCATGGGCCGCTCCATCCACACCGGCCAGGTCACCGTCGCGGACGGCACCGAGATCGCGGAGGCGAAGCTGCGCGCGGTGCTGACCAACGATCCGGGCATGGGCGTGATCCGCCACGTGGACTCCGGCTACACCCGCGCACACGAGGTGGCGGAGGAGCGCGGCGTGCGCATCCCGATGCCGTTCAACGCACGCGACTAA